From Pseudomonas sp. G.S.17, the proteins below share one genomic window:
- a CDS encoding sugar phosphate isomerase/epimerase family protein → MAIGLSTYSFFWRASERVPNPLDLPAMLQHTAALGVSVFQICDYKGLEAFSVTQLRDLKQQADALGLTLELGTRGLETAHLRKYLEYAAILDVRLLRSMFNSNTSKPTPDQAFALLEAIMPAFVEQDVKLALETYEQVPTRTILDAIERVDSPWLGICLDPGNCVAALEHPTQVIDMTAKRVLNLHVKDFSFSRRDGWVGFTFAGCPMGEGLLDYDYMKARVRPNERQINQIIEHWLPWEQDAASTCALEDQWTRHNLNYLNTKQSEE, encoded by the coding sequence ATGGCAATCGGCCTGAGCACTTATTCGTTCTTTTGGCGCGCCAGCGAGCGGGTGCCCAATCCGCTCGATCTACCCGCGATGCTGCAACACACCGCAGCGCTGGGCGTGAGTGTTTTCCAGATCTGCGACTACAAAGGGCTGGAAGCTTTTTCGGTCACTCAACTGCGTGACCTGAAGCAGCAAGCCGACGCGCTTGGCCTGACCCTGGAGCTGGGCACGCGCGGCCTGGAAACCGCCCATCTGCGCAAATACCTTGAATACGCAGCGATTCTCGATGTTCGTCTGCTGCGCAGCATGTTCAACAGCAACACCAGCAAGCCGACGCCTGATCAGGCTTTCGCGCTGTTGGAGGCGATCATGCCGGCGTTTGTCGAGCAGGACGTCAAGCTGGCCCTGGAAACCTACGAACAGGTTCCGACCCGCACCATTCTCGATGCGATCGAACGCGTTGACAGCCCGTGGCTAGGCATTTGCCTCGACCCTGGCAACTGCGTTGCGGCGCTTGAGCATCCGACCCAGGTCATCGACATGACGGCCAAGCGGGTGCTGAACCTGCACGTGAAGGATTTCAGTTTTTCCCGGCGCGACGGTTGGGTCGGTTTCACCTTTGCCGGCTGCCCGATGGGCGAGGGCTTGCTGGACTACGACTACATGAAAGCCAGGGTTCGGCCCAACGAACGACAGATCAATCAGATCATCGAGCACTGGCTTCCCTGGGAGCAGGATGCGGCGTCTACATGCGCGCTCGAAGATCAATGGACTCGACACAACCTGAACTATCTA